GCGTGACGGCGCGGTCGCTTGAGCATCGTTTCTTAGCGTTCGGGTATCGACTCGAAGGTCCTGAGGAAAGAGGTGCCTTGCGTGTTGATGCACTGAAGGCACTTGGAGTGCCATCCGGTCCGCTCTATCGCCGAATCACACTGGAAGAAACCTTTGAATTCGAAGGAACAGTCTATACGTCGTCCGACTTTTTAGAGTCACCAAAACCGGGTGTTAAGCTAGCTGTTCTTGGTGATACGATGCCGTGCGCGGCCTCGGTCGAACTGGCGCGAGACGTCGATGTATTAGTCCATGAAGCAACGTTTGCCGATCGAGAAGTCGAACATGCGGGACGCTTCGGTCACTCGACCGCTCGACAGGCAGCTGTCATTGCAGAAACGGCACAGGCGAAAAAGCTTCTATTGACGCACGTATCCGCTCGTTATGTCGATCAAGAAGAAGTACTGGAACAAGAGGCACGAGAAGTATTCGCGAACAGCCATCTTATGTTTGATCACCGGGTCGTCCCGGTCAAAGGATAGAAGATGGACTTTCTCATTCTATGGGCACTCTTTTTACTGGCTGCTAGCGGATTAGGTTTTTTGCTCGAACGTCGGACGGAAAAAGAAAAATACTTGTACATGAAGTTCGTTTTTTATGCGTGTCTCGGGGCCGTGTCATTTCCAGTCTATGATATTCAGTTACCGCTCGGCATCATCATTTTCCTGATTGTCCTGCATCCGAAAAAGAACTCGCGTTATAAACGGTATATGGCACTCTTTGGGTTCTTATTCTTCCTGTTCCAACTATTTCTCGGTCCGTTTGATGGTGGGATGTTGCGGGAAGAGACACAACAGATTGGTCGCGTGACGATCACGGATGACTCATTCGACAATTTCCTTTCTCAAATCGAACGACGTGTCGGTGAAGAGGGGCTGCGGATGGAACAAAGTCAGTTGATGTTCGATCGGGGCGGGAATCTCAGGAACGCCTCGTTTGAGATGCTCGTCGAAACACCGAAACGTTTCATTCGTTACGATGTGAGTTATCAGGAGCTGACAGGAACGATTTCCTATCGACCACGTGAAGAGTTGACGACAAAATCGTTGACGTCGTATTACCAGAAACTGATTGATGCGAATCAATCGTTTGAGACGTTGCGAAAGCTTTCGATTCATGAGATTTTACATGATTCCAAAACACCCTATGTCGAGATGGATCTCGATGGGCTCTATGAAACGTTTAGTCTACAGGATGCAACGGTCTTCTTGATTGATGACGAAGGGAAATTGATTCCGTACGTCAATACAGGGGACGATGTCTTAGCGAATGCGGTCCGTCTGACGTATTACCGTTCTGACGGTCAATCCTTACGAAATAAAACCATTCTGTTATACAATTACAGCTTTGAGACATCAAGGCGAAAAGGAGTCGTACGATGAAAAAATGGCTATTTGCTGCAAGTATCGTGTTACTTGCCGGTTGCGCGGAAGCAAAAGAGGAACAACAAACAGCGTCTTGTGAGGCGGAAGTCAAGGTATCGGTCGTGGATCACGTCAAGGATAAGACGTTGTTTGATAAAGACGTATGCTTGAACGAAAAAGATACGGCACTTGATGCACTTGAAGATACGACGCTCGATGTCGTCAAAACAGGTAAAGGTGAGATGGCATATGTCACGGCAGTCGATGGGATTCGAGAGAAATCAGCTGGAGCAGGTAGTGGCTGGGTCTTCGGAGTCAACGGCAAACCAGGCGAAGTCGGTGCTGGAAGTTATGAACTGAAAAAAGGAGATCGTCTCGAATGGCGATTTGAAAAAGATGCAATGGCTTATTTTGAGTAAACCAGAACGGGAGCGACTTCACCCAGTGAACGTCGCTCTCTTTTTCATCGGGATGATTACGATCCCGTTCGTCCTCACACATGATCAATCAGTGATCGTCGTCTATCATCTGCTCTTGTTTTTATTCGTTCAAGAACGGACTGTGTTTCGCTATTTAGTCCTCCCGGCTCTTTATGCCGTCATGATGTGTGTCCCGCTTCTTTATGGTGCAAGCATCGACACAGTTGCGATTTATGAAACGACGGTCCAAGTGACGCTATTCATCACGTCGAGTCAATGGATTTTTACGTTGGTTCGACTCGATCAGATGGGACCGTTGTTTCGTTTCTTACCTCGACTGACACGATTGACGGGTATGGTGCTGGCGCTGATTCCATCTTTCTTACGCACTTGGCCCGAAGTCAAGATGAGTCATCCGGATACGTCGCTTGCTGTTCGACTGGAGCGGATGGCCGCCTATCATATCGTACCGATCGAAGCGGTGCCGTCTCGCTTAAGACCGATCACGCGACGTGATGTTCAGATAGGTTTATTGCTTGCGGCAGGACTGGCTCTTTGTCTGACACCATGGGCAATCATTCCGGCGATGATTTTGCCTATAGCGCTATTATTTACAAAAGGAGGAATCCGGGATGCCTATCATGTATACCGACACCGATCGCGAAGAGCGACTACGTCAACAGGCGGGCGGACATGAAAAACCGGTATTGACACCGGAGCGGTTGCTTCATGGACGTGTCCGAGATCTTCTGGCGACGGGTTCCTTGTTTCGAGCAGGAGAACTCGCGACCTTGCTTGGGCTAGAAGCTTTTTTTGAAGCGGAGTCCAGTGAACTCTCATCCGGAGAACAACAGCTCGTCGGTCTCGGTCATGCGTTGTCTTCGTCACCAAAGACCCTGTTCTTGTCGGAACCGTTTCTCTTTCTTGATCATGTCAGGCGAAAGCGATTAATGGGATTGCTTGAAGAAATCGAACGACGGTTTGGTTGTCAGATCCATTGCTCGATGACGATACAATCCGACTTGTCCATCACGAGTCGCGCCACTGAACTGACAGGTCGTATCCTGAATCGGATCGAAAACGTCCAACACCGTTATCCGTTACAGACACGCTATGCACTCGTGACAGAAAAATTGTCGTTTCACCAAGGTGAACGCATTGCGATCGTCGGTGCGAATGGTAGTGGGAAATCGACGTTACTACGACTCGCGCTCGGTGTCGAGCGACCGCTATACGGAAAAGTCCGGCGGTCGGGGGAGACGCATTATGTACCAGCGCATCCGATGCTTGCGCCATTAGACGATCGAAGTGGTAGTTTTACGACGCAAAAAAAACGTCTCTTGGACGGTATCGATTGGAGTAAAGACAGCTATTACTTTGATGAACCGACGGCTGGACTTGATGACAGCGCACGAATGGCTTTCGTCGCATCGTGGAAGCAGAATCCGACGAATCTGATCGTCATGGCGACGCATGATCCAGTTCTCATTCGGGCAGCACAGCGGATCATTTATCTCGTGCACGGAGAAGTTGCTTTCGATGGACCGACGAAGGATTTTTTACAAGAAAGTCGGTTGTTCGTATGATCGTCGCAACGATTCTGATTATGGGTCTGTTCTTGATCATCTTCGAAAAACTACCGATGACGGATCAACGATTACGGTTCATCGCCATCATCACGGCAGCGGCAATCGTCGGACGATTGTTGTTCTCCAGTTTGCCGAACGTCCAGCCGGCAACGGCACTCGTCTTATTATTAGCCGTATTCATCCATCCGATCGTCGGAGCCATTTCTGGGATGCTTGTCGTTGTGTTAACGAGCTTATTTCTCGGAAGCGGTCCGTTCGTCCTCTTTCAGGCGCTGGCGTATGCAACGATTGCCAGTTTAGGATTCGTTCCGTTTCTT
This region of Exiguobacterium acetylicum DSM 20416 genomic DNA includes:
- the rnz gene encoding ribonuclease Z, with protein sequence MEFYFLGTGAGMPSKQRNVTSIALLHPKMTWLFDCGEATQHQILHSPIKPRKVNAIFITHLHGDHIFGLPGFISTRAALEGTTPLTIYGPTGIKEWMDATLRITGTYLRYPLRIVEVEDGQTYEQDGFRVTARSLEHRFLAFGYRLEGPEERGALRVDALKALGVPSGPLYRRITLEETFEFEGTVYTSSDFLESPKPGVKLAVLGDTMPCAASVELARDVDVLVHEATFADREVEHAGRFGHSTARQAAVIAETAQAKKLLLTHVSARYVDQEEVLEQEAREVFANSHLMFDHRVVPVKG
- a CDS encoding DUF4430 domain-containing protein, which encodes MKKWLFAASIVLLAGCAEAKEEQQTASCEAEVKVSVVDHVKDKTLFDKDVCLNEKDTALDALEDTTLDVVKTGKGEMAYVTAVDGIREKSAGAGSGWVFGVNGKPGEVGAGSYELKKGDRLEWRFEKDAMAYFE
- a CDS encoding ATP-binding cassette domain-containing protein, encoding MPIMYTDTDREERLRQQAGGHEKPVLTPERLLHGRVRDLLATGSLFRAGELATLLGLEAFFEAESSELSSGEQQLVGLGHALSSSPKTLFLSEPFLFLDHVRRKRLMGLLEEIERRFGCQIHCSMTIQSDLSITSRATELTGRILNRIENVQHRYPLQTRYALVTEKLSFHQGERIAIVGANGSGKSTLLRLALGVERPLYGKVRRSGETHYVPAHPMLAPLDDRSGSFTTQKKRLLDGIDWSKDSYYFDEPTAGLDDSARMAFVASWKQNPTNLIVMATHDPVLIRAAQRIIYLVHGEVAFDGPTKDFLQESRLFV